The Coffea arabica cultivar ET-39 chromosome 9e, Coffea Arabica ET-39 HiFi, whole genome shotgun sequence genome has a window encoding:
- the LOC140014633 gene encoding protein FAR1-RELATED SEQUENCE 5-like: MDCSKLAENGTPELGMEFNSEEDAYKFYNKYAFKMGFSVRKDYLNKDKDGVTTSRRYSCCKEGVKRKYEGDVMPKRTRAPTKTGCGAKMVIVLFRGTMKYRVHDLDLEHNHELHIAQCAHMMPSQRKVSVAQGFQAEISEDAGLSLKQSHELMGTEAGGMGNMGYTWDDLKRYLRTRRGMSLKYGEAGSMLNYFQEQTLENPSFFHAVQLDCEEQITNIFWADAGMLIDYNFFGDVVTFDTTYKTNKEYRPLGVFVDFNQHRQIVIFGAALMYDETIVSFKWVFGTFLVAMCGKHPSTILTDQDHAMAAALSIVMLETFHGLCTFHIRRNFMKHLGNHYKENSVLPYMFGACIYEFEEVEQFNRVWEAMVKKHNLENNEWLSGLYKIRDKWARCMMKERWTAGMRSTQLSKSLNAAIKNHLKLDHDLVQFFRHFNRVVDEKRHNELISEYEMRQKLPMVGLRQTPMLVHASKTYSPTVFVAFQNEYV; this comes from the coding sequence ATGGATTGCAGCAAATTGGCAGAAAATGGGACCCCTGAGTTAGGAATGGAGTTCAACAGTGAAGAGGATGCGTACAAGTTTTACAACAAGTATGCCTTTAAAATGGGTTTTAGTGTACGTAAAGACTATCTGAATAAAGATAAAGACGGCGTGACCACGTCTAGGAGATATAGTTGCTGCAAGGAAGGTGTGAAACGCAAATACGAAGGTGATGTGATGCCAAAGAGGACACGAGCGCCGACGAAAACAGGGTGTGGAGCTAAGATGGTTATCGTATTGTTTAGAGGGACAATGAAGTACCGTGTGCATGACCTTGACTTAGAGCATAATCATGAGTTGCACATTGCTCAATGTGCTCACATGATGCCATCACAAAGAAAAGTGAGTGTGGCTCAAGGATTCCAAGCTGAAATAAGCGAGGATGCTGGGCTTTCATTGAAACAGAGCCATGAGCTTATGGGAACGGAAGCAGGTGGGATGGGTAATATGGGATATACTTGGGATGATCTTAAACGATATCTTCGAACGAGACGGGGAATGAGCTTGAAATATGGAGAAGCAGGTAGCATGCTGAATTATTTTCAAGAGCAAACACTCGAGAATCCATCCTTTTTTCATGCCGTACAGCTGGACTGTGAAGAACAAATAACGAATATCTTTTGGGCTGATGCAGGAATGTTAATTGACTACAACTTTTTTGGAGACGTAGTCACATTCGAcacaacctacaaaacaaataaagaatacCGGCCACTTGGAGTATTTGTGGATTTTAACCAGCATAGACAAATTGTGATATTCGGTGCTGCGCTTATGTATGATGAGACGATAGTTTCTTTCAAATGGGTGTTTGGTACATTTCTAGTAGCAATGTGCGGAAAACATCCAAGTACCATACTAACCGACCAAGATCACGCCATGGCAGCCGCTCTTTCAATTGTCATGCTTGAAACATTTCATGGTCTATGTACGTTTCACATAAGACGTAATTTTATGAAACATCTTGGCAATCACTACAAGGAAAATAGTGTTCTTCCATACATGTTTGGTGCCTGCATATATGAGTTTGAAGAAGTGGAACAATTCAATAGGGTGTGGGAGGCGATGGTGAAGAAACACAatcttgaaaataatgaatggCTCTCCGGGTTGTATAAAATTCGTGATAAATGGGCAAGGTGCATGATGAAAGAAAGATGGACCGCGGGAATGCGAAGCACCCAACTCAGCAAAAGCCTAAATGCAGCaattaaaaatcatttgaaactgGATCATGACCTTGTGCAGTTCTTTAGACATTTCAATCGGGTGGTTGATGAAAAGAGACATAATGAACTGATCTCAGAATATGAAATGAGGCAAAAGCTCCCCATGGTAGGGTTAAGGCAAACACCTATGCTTGTGCATGCATCAAAGACGTATTCACCAACCGTATTTGTTGCATTCCAAAATGAATATGTTTAG